In Populus alba chromosome 9, ASM523922v2, whole genome shotgun sequence, a genomic segment contains:
- the LOC118032400 gene encoding geranylgeranyl diphosphate reductase, chloroplastic — MAALALTHNLHLTPTLPLKATKQHQQPKPKTLTITATSSSPLSGRKLRAAVIGGGPAGSSAAEALAAGGVETFLFERSPSTAKPCGGAIPLCMIDEFSIPLHLIDRHVTRMKIISPSNLTVDFGSKTLKSHEFIPMMRREVLDSFLRSRAQSNGAQFITGLVTDIEVPDFLSSKPYVIHHTINNRKRSLAVDLIVGADGANSRVAKVINAGNYRCAIAFQERIKLPDEKMEYYHNLAEMYVGNDVSPDFYAWVFPKCDHVAVGTGTVCARRDIKVYQRGIRERVKEKIKGGRVIKVEAHPIPEQPRPRRVRGRVALVGDAAGYVTKCSGEGIYFAAKSGRMCGEAIVKASEGGERMVSEEDLKREYLRKWDNKYVNTFRFLDLLQRVFYGSDVGREALVELCGDEYVQRMTFDSYLYKKMASGDTWDDVKLVLNTFGSFMRCKVVGREMEALKL; from the coding sequence ATGGCCGCACTAGCTCTAACCCACAACCTTCATCTCACTCCAACCCTACCTCTCAAAGCCACAAAACAACACCAGCAACCAAAACCCAAAACTCTAACAATCACCGCCACCTCATCCAGCCCCCTCTCTGGCCGCAAACTCCGCGCCGCTGTGATCGGCGGCGGACCAGCAGGTTCGTCCGCCGCAGAAGCCTTAGCCGCCGGAGGAGTTGAAACCTTCCTCTTCGAGCGTAGCCCTTCCACAGCTAAGCCATGTGGTGGAGCCATCCCTCTATGCATGATCGACGAGTTTTCCATCCCTCTTCACCTCATCGACCGACATGTCACTCGCATGAAGATCATCTCTCCTTCGAACCTGACCGTTGATTTCGGATCCAAAACTTTAAAGTCTCATGAGTTTATCCCCATGATGCGCCGCGAAGTACTGGATTCGTTTCTCCGGTCTCGTGCTCAATCCAACGGTGCTCAATTTATCACTGGCCTTGTCACGGATATTGAGGTGCCtgattttttatcttcaaaaccCTATGTTATCCACCACACTATTAATAATCGTAAACGATCATTAGCCGTTGATTTGATTGTCGGGGCTGATGGGGCTAATAGCAGGGTAGCGAAGGTTATCAATGCAGGGAATTACAGATGTGCCATTGCTTTTCAAGAGAGGATCAAATTACCGGATGAGAAAATGGAGTATTATCATAATCTCGCAGAAATGTATGTTGGGAATGACGTGTCGCCTGACTTTTACGCGTGGGTGTTTCCAAAATGCGACCACGTGGCGGTGGGGACGGGCACGGTGTGTGCGAGGCGGGATATTAAGGTGTATCAAAGAGGGATCAGGGAGAGGGTTAAAGAGAAGATTAAGGGTGGCAGAGTGATTAAAGTGGAGGCTCACCCGATCCCGGAGCAACCGCGTCCGAGGCGTGTGCGTGGACGTGTGGCGCTTGTTGGGGACGCGGCGGGGTATGTGACCAAGTGTTCGGGAGAAGGAATATATTTCGCGGCGAAATCCGGTAGAATGTGCGGGGAGGCTATCGTGAAGGCTTCAGAAGGGGGGGAGAGGATGGTCAGTGAGGAGGATTTGAAGAGGGAGTACTTGAGAAAATGGGACAACAAGTATGTGAATACTTTCAGGTTCTTGGATTTGTTGCAAAGAGTGTTTTATGGGAGTGATGTGGGTAGAGAGGCATTGGTGGAGTTATGTGGGGATGAGTATGTGCAGAGGATGACATTTGATAGTTACTTGTACAAGAAGATGGCTAGTGGAGATACATGGGATGATGTGAAATTGGTTTTGAATACTTTTGGGAGTTTTATGAGGTGTAAGGTTGTTGGAAGAGAGATGGAGGCTTTGAAGCTGTAG